Proteins from a genomic interval of Rhodothermus marinus:
- a CDS encoding 2-oxoacid:acceptor oxidoreductase family protein: protein MLEIRWHGRGGQGAITVSKILALAALRSGKYAQAFPEYGPERSGAPVRAYNRLDDRPIVLHSGVYTPHRVAVLDETLLEAEDVCEGLAPDGVLVINTTRPPEAIREQTGYPGRIVCVDAAAIAEETGSRFANVPLLGALASTLDFIQLPTLEGALQAFLGKRRPEVVKANLEALRRGYHETVALEAVAPETLPPRPRSEGSRALPPYYALPIGGVITPEIRWFPKTGGWRNERPVFNEALCVNCLLCWAHCPEPAIVVHDRLMEGFNYDYCKGCGICVAMCPTGALTMVPEGAAELVAASVSPNPR, encoded by the coding sequence ATGCTGGAGATTCGCTGGCACGGGCGTGGCGGTCAGGGCGCCATCACGGTCTCGAAGATCCTGGCGCTGGCCGCGCTGCGCAGTGGCAAGTACGCCCAGGCGTTTCCGGAGTACGGACCGGAGCGGAGCGGTGCCCCGGTGCGGGCCTACAACCGGCTGGACGATCGGCCGATCGTGCTGCACTCGGGCGTCTACACGCCGCACCGGGTGGCCGTGCTGGACGAAACGCTGCTCGAAGCCGAGGACGTGTGCGAAGGGCTGGCCCCGGACGGCGTGCTCGTGATCAACACGACACGTCCGCCCGAGGCGATCCGGGAGCAGACCGGCTATCCCGGCCGCATCGTATGCGTCGATGCAGCGGCGATCGCCGAAGAAACGGGCTCGCGGTTCGCCAACGTGCCGCTGCTGGGTGCACTGGCCAGCACGCTGGACTTCATCCAGCTACCCACGCTGGAAGGGGCACTGCAGGCGTTTCTGGGTAAGCGTCGGCCTGAAGTCGTCAAGGCCAACCTGGAAGCGCTCCGACGGGGCTACCATGAGACCGTCGCGCTCGAAGCGGTAGCGCCCGAGACGCTGCCGCCACGTCCACGCTCCGAAGGAAGCCGGGCGCTTCCACCCTACTATGCCCTGCCCATCGGCGGCGTCATCACGCCGGAGATCCGCTGGTTCCCGAAAACCGGGGGCTGGCGCAACGAACGGCCGGTCTTCAACGAGGCGCTCTGCGTGAACTGTCTGCTGTGCTGGGCGCACTGCCCCGAACCGGCCATCGTGGTGCACGACCGCCTGATGGAAGGCTTCAACTACGACTACTGCAAAGGCTGCGGGATCTGCGTGGCCATGTGTCCGACGGGCGCCCTGACCATGGTGCCCGAAGGCGCTGCCGAACTGGTGGCCGCGTCGGTCTCGCCCAACCCGAGGTGA